Proteins encoded in a region of the Longimicrobium sp. genome:
- a CDS encoding AIM24 family protein has translation MNAAPTALPFHVTETITRGGTTFEVLEYDALAGSEPIAVAEQVYTLNRAGVRLRQLRVRITDDAVRTEPGALQFLKGRIEMESNTGAGGGFGGLMKGALAAARTGETLFKPLYRGNGELYLEPTFGHMWLMELKEQTLYADQGLFFCCEDSVKVEAHKVESFSARMAGGEGRYQTKVSGTGLVVFRIPVPRHEIVEMKLADETLQVDGSFALLRTGDVHFSVEKASATLVGAMTSGEGLLQTFRGTGSVWIAPTLPLYGALRRSLPTGAATA, from the coding sequence ATGAACGCCGCACCGACAGCGCTCCCCTTCCACGTCACCGAAACGATCACCCGCGGCGGCACCACCTTCGAGGTCCTGGAGTACGACGCGCTCGCCGGCAGCGAGCCCATCGCGGTCGCGGAACAGGTGTACACGCTCAACCGCGCGGGCGTGCGCCTCCGCCAGCTGCGCGTCCGCATCACCGACGACGCGGTGCGCACGGAGCCGGGCGCGCTCCAGTTTCTCAAGGGTCGCATCGAGATGGAGAGCAACACGGGGGCGGGCGGTGGCTTCGGCGGGCTGATGAAGGGTGCGCTCGCCGCCGCGCGCACCGGCGAGACGCTCTTCAAGCCGCTCTACCGCGGCAACGGCGAGCTCTACCTGGAGCCCACCTTTGGCCACATGTGGCTGATGGAGCTCAAGGAGCAGACGCTGTACGCGGACCAGGGCCTCTTCTTCTGCTGCGAGGACTCGGTCAAGGTGGAGGCGCACAAGGTGGAGAGCTTCTCCGCCCGCATGGCGGGGGGCGAGGGCCGCTACCAGACCAAGGTGAGCGGTACCGGCCTGGTGGTGTTCCGCATCCCCGTGCCGCGCCACGAGATCGTGGAGATGAAGCTCGCCGACGAGACGCTCCAGGTGGACGGCTCCTTCGCCCTCCTCCGCACCGGCGACGTGCACTTCAGCGTCGAAAAGGCCTCCGCCACCCTGGTCGGCGCCATGACCAGCGGCGAGGGCCTCCTGCAGACCTTCCGCGGCACCGGCAGCGTCTGGATCGCCCCCACTCTCCCCCTCTACGGCGCCCTCCGCCGCTCCCTCCCCACCGGCGCCGCGACGGCCTAG
- a CDS encoding histidine kinase dimerization/phospho-acceptor domain-containing protein produces MPIPTRGAASAPVPTGTDAFSIPAGAPSERVLAVLHRISECVARPAELARLLRTFADEIGALLHASATTVTAEPGGLLSLRVGSGFLASFEGELLPSEESFCGTALRSGMMLETADLSQEPHAYPGEQELGAGPALAAALPAPSGAVGVLLVLRTPGARPFSEDDRATLALVTEFAGSALAGALAFAEARARRVPVDAWRRDRETAAWRRTYDAVAAGSGLALLRVELATGRIHWGAGVETLAGLPGDEWGTTVESWAQQVAAGDRDRVVRALASAGGVSRLQISATVAGGRVKRLRLDTFPDAAEPGVLAALLAEAEEVQREPSTVPVAALIRAVRHELNNPLAVVAGTVHLMEASGAADGQPELARSVQQIRDASDRLRDLSARIGLLERMPEAAFVTDAGGLGVAGNGERPTVHGER; encoded by the coding sequence ATGCCCATCCCCACCCGGGGAGCGGCATCCGCCCCCGTCCCCACGGGGACGGATGCGTTCTCCATACCCGCGGGCGCTCCATCGGAGCGCGTCCTGGCGGTCCTCCACCGAATCTCGGAGTGCGTCGCACGCCCTGCTGAGCTCGCCCGTCTCCTCCGCACCTTCGCGGACGAAATCGGCGCGCTTCTCCACGCATCCGCCACCACGGTGACCGCCGAGCCCGGCGGCCTGCTGTCCCTCCGCGTCGGCTCCGGCTTCCTCGCCTCCTTCGAAGGCGAGCTCCTCCCCAGCGAAGAAAGCTTCTGTGGCACGGCGCTGCGCTCCGGCATGATGCTGGAGACGGCGGACCTGTCGCAGGAGCCGCACGCCTACCCCGGCGAGCAGGAGCTGGGCGCCGGCCCCGCGCTGGCGGCGGCGCTCCCCGCCCCCTCGGGCGCCGTGGGAGTGCTGCTCGTGCTACGCACGCCCGGCGCGCGTCCCTTCAGCGAAGACGACCGCGCCACGCTTGCCCTGGTGACGGAGTTCGCGGGCTCCGCGCTGGCCGGCGCGCTCGCCTTCGCGGAGGCGCGCGCCCGCCGGGTTCCCGTGGACGCCTGGCGCCGCGACCGCGAGACCGCCGCCTGGCGCCGCACCTACGACGCCGTGGCGGCTGGCAGCGGGCTCGCCCTCCTCCGCGTGGAGCTGGCGACCGGCCGCATCCATTGGGGTGCCGGCGTCGAAACGCTGGCCGGCCTCCCTGGCGATGAGTGGGGCACCACCGTGGAAAGCTGGGCGCAGCAGGTGGCCGCCGGCGACCGGGACCGCGTGGTGCGCGCCCTGGCCTCGGCCGGCGGCGTCTCGCGTCTCCAGATCTCCGCGACGGTGGCAGGCGGCCGCGTCAAGCGCCTGCGCCTGGACACCTTTCCCGACGCCGCCGAGCCGGGCGTGCTCGCCGCCCTCCTCGCCGAGGCGGAGGAGGTGCAGCGCGAGCCGTCCACCGTCCCCGTGGCGGCGCTGATCCGCGCGGTGCGGCACGAGCTCAACAACCCGCTCGCCGTCGTCGCCGGAACCGTGCACCTGATGGAAGCCTCCGGCGCCGCCGACGGCCAGCCCGAGCTCGCCCGCTCCGTGCAGCAGATCCGCGACGCCAGCGACCGCCTGCGCGACCTGAGCGCGCGCATCGGCTTGCTGGAGCGGATGCCGGAGGCGGCATTCGTCACGGACGCCGGGGGCCTGGGAGTGGCGGGGAACGGCGAACGACCCACGGTCCACGGCGAACGGTAG
- a CDS encoding GMC family oxidoreductase produces the protein MPPSSPLLELDAVVIGSGFGGAMAAWELVAAGLRVAMVERGGWVERGPQNWAGEGAFVRTPAYAPDSAFRVLQGRRWAEQNLCTCVGGPSVYYGGSSFRFRQRDFDPAPEIVGDSGAAWPFAYDALEPFYTQAERLLGVAGAAGTDPTEPPRSAPYPHPPSPLAAPSRRIEAAARSLGLHPFPIPLAINYAAETGCRRCTTCDAFACAIGAKNDIATRMIPELAMRGMQLFTDTMAVRLVAEGDRIAAVECRNRPTGEPLVLRAESFVVAAGALATPHLLLASGLERMNPAGHAVGRYLMRHCNAMTYGVFPRNPNPGNEHHKQLAIHDFYFGVDEKDAPHGKLGNMQQVMGPPAAMLEVGLPRPIARMATPLVEHMTGLLSIAEDQPRAENGVRIDPAAIDRFGLPRMSVTSLYSPRDLAARAALIRRAKKILRRAGAWGTATWKVSTFSHAVGTVRMGDDERTAPLDPDCRFRGLENLYVTDGSCFPTSAGVNPSLTIAANALRVGRRMAAHASPAHAEAAG, from the coding sequence GTGCCACCGTCCTCCCCACTCCTGGAACTCGACGCCGTGGTGATCGGCAGCGGCTTCGGCGGCGCGATGGCGGCGTGGGAGCTGGTCGCGGCCGGGCTGCGCGTGGCGATGGTGGAGCGCGGCGGATGGGTGGAGCGCGGCCCGCAGAACTGGGCCGGCGAGGGCGCCTTCGTCCGCACGCCGGCGTACGCCCCGGACAGCGCGTTCCGCGTCCTCCAGGGCCGCCGCTGGGCCGAGCAGAACCTGTGCACCTGCGTGGGCGGACCCTCGGTGTACTACGGCGGCTCGTCGTTCCGCTTCCGCCAGCGCGACTTCGACCCCGCGCCGGAGATCGTGGGCGACTCCGGGGCCGCGTGGCCCTTTGCGTACGACGCGCTGGAGCCGTTCTACACGCAGGCCGAGCGCCTCCTGGGCGTCGCCGGCGCCGCGGGGACGGACCCGACGGAGCCCCCGCGCAGCGCACCGTATCCGCATCCGCCCTCCCCGCTCGCGGCCCCGTCGCGGCGCATCGAGGCGGCGGCGCGCTCGCTGGGACTGCACCCGTTCCCCATCCCGCTCGCCATCAACTACGCGGCGGAGACGGGCTGCCGGCGCTGCACCACCTGCGACGCCTTCGCCTGCGCCATCGGGGCCAAGAACGACATCGCCACGCGCATGATCCCCGAGCTGGCGATGCGCGGGATGCAGCTCTTCACGGATACCATGGCCGTGCGCCTGGTGGCCGAAGGGGACCGCATCGCCGCCGTCGAGTGCCGCAATCGCCCCACGGGGGAGCCGCTCGTGCTGCGCGCGGAGAGCTTCGTGGTGGCCGCGGGAGCGCTCGCCACGCCGCACCTCCTGCTGGCGTCGGGGCTGGAGCGGATGAACCCGGCCGGGCACGCGGTGGGACGCTACCTGATGCGCCACTGCAACGCGATGACGTACGGCGTCTTTCCGCGCAACCCGAATCCCGGCAACGAGCACCACAAGCAGCTCGCCATCCACGACTTCTATTTCGGAGTCGACGAAAAGGACGCCCCTCACGGCAAGCTCGGCAACATGCAGCAGGTGATGGGACCGCCCGCCGCCATGCTCGAAGTCGGCCTCCCCAGGCCGATCGCGCGCATGGCGACGCCACTGGTGGAGCACATGACGGGGCTCCTCTCCATCGCCGAGGACCAGCCGCGGGCGGAGAACGGCGTACGCATCGACCCGGCCGCCATCGACCGCTTCGGGCTCCCCCGCATGAGCGTCACCTCGCTCTACTCGCCACGCGACCTCGCCGCTCGCGCCGCGCTGATCAGACGCGCGAAGAAGATCCTTCGCCGCGCCGGCGCATGGGGGACGGCGACGTGGAAGGTGAGCACATTTTCGCACGCCGTGGGCACCGTGCGCATGGGCGACGACGAGCGCACCGCCCCGCTCGACCCCGACTGCCGCTTCCGCGGCCTGGAGAACCTGTACGTGACGGATGGAAGCTGCTTCCCCACTTCCGCGGGGGTGAATCCGAGCCTCACCATCGCCGCCAACGCGCTGCGGGTGGGGCGCAGGATGGCCGCGCACGCGAGCCCCGCGCACGCCGAGGCCGCGGGATGA
- a CDS encoding glycoside hydrolase family 9 protein: MHAKYAALVLFACAAAPADLTGQQPRALMPIEFENSAEFGWLRKEVQASRVLDELTGPATWRFTGTGTLSFPTERSLAGDRVMRVEVQMFRDAPAPTRNRLPSVNLRRSFDGEDWRGYNRLSMWMKTETSGFPTIPMQVVLRNDGAEKVPDRYGREGIHYVTLAPNGWQQVVWEIEPLPRDRVTAIEIGYWANKMLAAPGDRVAFEIGRIELQRVAPDHHTGWGVAPGRISFSHTGYPAGFSKTAVASHLAASAFELIRVDGRALGEVVLRKPVQRVSSRLGSFQQMDFSEVNVPGRYVIRTGGETTQPFRIGADVWEGTVWKALNFFYGNRCGFDVPGSHGVDHLDWFATHGGQRIVMSGGWHDAGDLSQGVINTGEGAYALFALAERLRARGGDPALLARVLEEAKWGLDWVLRVRFPGGYRVAFGSHNLWTNNVVGDADDRTVVAKNNPNANYISAAAGAIAYRVLKDSDPELAARSLRIAEDDWSHAIAGVEGPSTWHTPAFAASRMELAGIGVTASLELFRATGHRKYADKAVELARVIVDSQQKRPVGGTFPLAGFFYTGPDRDTLFHQFHRGNDQAPVVALAQLTEALPDHPDWMKWYSTVALHAEYQKRTASTTAPYGVLPAYVYRLGDEAKEVPDSGALHGGTREAYRAQVSTGMPMGDGWFLRAFPVWYARRGNYGILLSQAKALSAASRLRGDSAGMDLAQRQLQWVVGRNPFVQSTMYGEGYDWAQQYSVSSGDFVGSLPVGMQSRGVTDLPYWPAQNMYVYKEVWVHPVSRWLWMMEDLLGTPAPATARDDFQLTATTARNGDVTIRLTTRDPRVRTVALRAVNLRIQQPSRTVQRRAGMPATVEWKARRIVADAPWFAVVVPDGDLARRHEVFEFAGERL, translated from the coding sequence ATGCATGCCAAGTACGCCGCGCTCGTGCTCTTCGCCTGCGCCGCCGCGCCAGCCGACCTGACCGGCCAGCAGCCGCGTGCCCTGATGCCGATCGAGTTCGAGAACTCGGCGGAGTTCGGGTGGCTGCGGAAGGAGGTGCAGGCGAGCCGCGTGCTGGATGAGCTGACGGGGCCGGCCACCTGGCGCTTCACGGGGACGGGGACTCTGAGCTTCCCTACCGAGCGGAGTCTTGCCGGCGATCGCGTGATGCGCGTGGAGGTGCAGATGTTCCGTGACGCGCCCGCGCCGACGCGCAACCGCCTGCCAAGCGTCAACCTGCGGCGCTCGTTCGATGGCGAGGACTGGCGCGGCTACAACCGGCTCTCCATGTGGATGAAGACGGAGACCAGCGGCTTTCCGACCATTCCGATGCAGGTCGTGCTGCGCAATGACGGGGCGGAGAAGGTGCCCGACCGGTACGGCCGCGAGGGGATCCACTACGTGACGCTCGCGCCCAACGGGTGGCAGCAGGTGGTGTGGGAGATCGAGCCGCTGCCGCGCGACCGCGTGACGGCCATCGAGATCGGCTACTGGGCCAACAAGATGCTCGCGGCGCCCGGCGACCGCGTCGCGTTCGAGATCGGACGCATCGAACTCCAGCGCGTCGCTCCTGACCATCACACGGGGTGGGGCGTCGCGCCGGGGCGGATCTCGTTCAGCCACACCGGCTACCCGGCGGGCTTCTCGAAGACGGCCGTCGCGAGCCATCTGGCGGCTTCCGCATTCGAGCTGATTCGGGTGGATGGCCGCGCCCTCGGCGAGGTGGTGCTGCGCAAGCCGGTGCAGCGGGTGAGCAGCCGGCTCGGCTCGTTCCAGCAGATGGACTTCTCGGAGGTGAACGTGCCGGGGCGCTACGTCATCCGCACGGGCGGCGAGACGACGCAGCCCTTTCGCATCGGCGCGGACGTGTGGGAGGGGACGGTGTGGAAGGCGCTCAACTTCTTCTACGGGAACCGCTGCGGCTTCGACGTGCCGGGATCGCACGGCGTCGACCACCTGGACTGGTTCGCGACGCATGGCGGCCAGCGCATCGTGATGAGCGGCGGCTGGCACGATGCGGGCGACCTTTCGCAGGGTGTGATCAACACCGGCGAGGGGGCGTACGCACTCTTTGCCCTGGCCGAGCGGCTCCGCGCCCGCGGCGGGGATCCGGCGCTCTTGGCGCGGGTGCTGGAAGAGGCGAAGTGGGGGCTGGACTGGGTGCTGCGCGTGCGCTTCCCGGGCGGCTACCGCGTCGCTTTCGGTAGTCACAACCTGTGGACCAACAACGTGGTGGGCGACGCGGACGACCGCACCGTGGTGGCGAAGAACAACCCGAACGCCAACTACATCTCCGCGGCCGCGGGCGCCATCGCGTACCGCGTGCTCAAGGATTCCGACCCCGAGCTGGCCGCGCGCAGCCTGCGCATCGCCGAGGACGACTGGAGCCACGCCATCGCCGGCGTGGAAGGGCCGTCGACCTGGCACACGCCCGCCTTCGCCGCGTCCCGCATGGAGCTCGCGGGGATCGGCGTCACCGCGTCGCTCGAGCTTTTCCGCGCGACGGGGCACCGCAAGTACGCCGACAAGGCGGTGGAGCTCGCCCGCGTGATCGTCGATTCGCAGCAGAAGCGCCCGGTGGGAGGCACCTTTCCGCTGGCCGGGTTCTTTTACACGGGCCCGGACCGCGACACGCTCTTCCACCAGTTCCACCGCGGCAACGACCAGGCGCCGGTCGTTGCACTGGCGCAGCTCACGGAGGCCCTGCCGGACCACCCGGACTGGATGAAGTGGTACTCCACCGTCGCCCTCCACGCCGAGTACCAGAAGCGCACCGCGTCCACGACCGCCCCGTACGGCGTCCTCCCCGCGTACGTCTACCGCCTGGGCGACGAGGCGAAGGAGGTGCCGGACTCCGGCGCGCTGCACGGGGGCACGCGCGAGGCGTACCGCGCGCAGGTGAGCACGGGGATGCCGATGGGCGACGGCTGGTTCCTTCGCGCGTTCCCGGTCTGGTACGCGCGCCGCGGCAACTACGGCATCCTCCTTTCGCAGGCGAAGGCGCTCTCCGCGGCGTCACGGCTCCGTGGCGACAGCGCGGGGATGGACCTCGCCCAGCGGCAGCTGCAGTGGGTCGTCGGCCGCAACCCGTTCGTCCAGAGCACGATGTACGGCGAGGGGTACGATTGGGCGCAGCAGTACAGCGTGTCGTCGGGCGACTTCGTCGGCTCGCTCCCGGTCGGCATGCAGAGCCGCGGCGTCACCGATCTGCCCTACTGGCCGGCGCAGAACATGTACGTGTACAAGGAGGTCTGGGTCCACCCCGTCAGCCGGTGGCTGTGGATGATGGAGGACCTGCTGGGCACCCCCGCGCCCGCCACGGCGCGCGACGATTTCCAGTTGACCGCCACCACCGCCCGCAACGGCGACGTCACCATCCGCCTGACCACGCGCGACCCTCGCGTTCGCACCGTCGCCCTGCGCGCCGTGAACCTGCGCATTCAGCAGCCGTCCCGGACCGTCCAGCGGCGCGCGGGGATGCCCGCCACCGTCGAGTGGAAGGCGCGGCGCATCGTCGCCGATGCCCCCTGGTTCGCCGTCGTCGTGCCCGATGGCGACCTGGCGCGGCGGCATGAGGTGTTCGAGTTCGCCGGGGAGCGGCTGTAA
- a CDS encoding Gfo/Idh/MocA family oxidoreductase: MTGVAFLGCGFATRIHTKRLKGMEGVSLFYASRKLAKAEEYARKAGGAGAFGSYEAAMADPRVEVVVVATPPTSHLELTLAALAAGKHVVVEKPPFLHASDFDTVQAARDAAGRRVMVAENYFYKPMAEALRGVIQRGEVGEPRLLTINALKEQTVANWRGDMSLAGGGALFEGGIHWINFMANLGLPVRRATGYRPGGNTGEPDLTTLAVFEYEGGAVGTLAYSWEIGSPLKGLRLSALYGTEGTATFETNGVFLAVRGRIAVPGLADIPGYAAMWRDFIPALRENREPRFTFDAARRDMELLESVYASMDR; this comes from the coding sequence ATGACGGGGGTCGCCTTCCTGGGATGCGGCTTCGCCACGCGCATCCACACCAAGCGGCTCAAGGGGATGGAGGGGGTGAGCCTCTTCTACGCCTCGCGCAAGCTGGCCAAGGCGGAGGAGTACGCGCGCAAGGCCGGGGGCGCGGGCGCGTTCGGCTCGTACGAGGCCGCCATGGCCGACCCGCGCGTGGAGGTCGTCGTCGTCGCCACGCCGCCCACGTCGCACCTGGAGCTGACGCTGGCCGCCCTCGCCGCGGGAAAGCACGTCGTCGTCGAGAAGCCCCCGTTCCTGCACGCCTCCGACTTCGATACCGTGCAGGCGGCGCGCGACGCGGCGGGGCGGCGGGTGATGGTGGCGGAGAACTACTTCTACAAGCCGATGGCCGAGGCGCTGCGCGGCGTCATCCAGCGCGGCGAGGTGGGCGAGCCGCGGCTGCTGACCATCAACGCGCTCAAGGAGCAGACCGTCGCCAACTGGCGCGGCGACATGTCGCTGGCGGGCGGCGGCGCGCTCTTTGAGGGCGGGATCCACTGGATCAACTTCATGGCCAACCTGGGACTCCCCGTGCGCCGCGCCACCGGCTACCGCCCCGGCGGCAACACCGGCGAGCCCGACCTCACCACCCTCGCCGTCTTCGAGTACGAGGGCGGCGCGGTGGGGACGCTGGCCTACTCGTGGGAGATCGGCTCGCCGCTCAAGGGGCTGCGCCTCTCCGCGCTGTACGGCACCGAGGGGACCGCCACCTTTGAGACCAACGGCGTCTTCCTGGCCGTGCGCGGCCGCATCGCCGTCCCCGGCCTCGCCGACATCCCCGGCTACGCCGCCATGTGGCGGGACTTCATCCCCGCCCTGCGCGAAAACCGCGAGCCGCGCTTTACCTTCGACGCCGCGCGGCGCGACATGGAGCTGCTCGAGTCCGTGTACGCCTCCATGGACCGCTGA
- a CDS encoding ATP-dependent Clp protease adaptor ClpS has product MTDPKKPPERAPAVRPEREEGIAVRERPATRTPRLFRVLLHNDDYTSMEFVVDVLVRFFEKTTTEATQIMLQVHHAGYGVAGSYTRDEAETRVERVAAEAKAQGYPLLLSVEPE; this is encoded by the coding sequence ATGACAGACCCGAAGAAGCCGCCGGAGCGCGCTCCGGCCGTACGGCCGGAGCGTGAAGAGGGGATCGCAGTTCGCGAGCGCCCCGCCACGCGCACCCCGCGCCTCTTCCGGGTCCTCCTCCACAACGACGACTACACCTCCATGGAGTTCGTGGTGGATGTGCTCGTGCGCTTCTTCGAGAAGACGACGACCGAGGCGACGCAGATCATGCTGCAGGTGCACCACGCGGGGTACGGAGTGGCGGGCAGCTACACGCGCGACGAAGCCGAGACGCGGGTGGAGCGGGTCGCCGCCGAGGCGAAGGCGCAGGGCTATCCCCTGCTGCTGAGCGTGGAGCCGGAGTAG
- a CDS encoding HD domain-containing phosphohydrolase, with protein sequence MPLELFPPSAGPPRLLIVDDEPGIRRVLADIFAGGDFVISTAENGRVALEHFIREGADIVLADLMMPEMDGLELLRRVKALDDTAAFLLLTGAGTMEQAVEALRLQADDYLLKPFNVDEVVLSARRALEHRRLLLENRAYQRGLEARVAEQAQQLENLFLDGLLTIANAVEARDAYTGGHLERVTVYAVAAGSALGLGEDELRDLVVCGLLHDIGKIGVPDHILRKPGELTEEEKSVMRRHPLIGAAIVERSAFLRSAAPGVLHHHERWDGRGYPFGLAGSEISLAGRVLAVVDAFDAMVTTRPYRGARATEEAREELERCSGSQFDPDVVAAFRSALDAGLPAPAETRYVRVLLERVGANVKLARSGAASL encoded by the coding sequence ATGCCGCTGGAGCTGTTTCCCCCGTCGGCCGGCCCTCCCCGTCTGCTCATCGTGGACGACGAGCCCGGCATCCGCCGCGTCCTCGCCGACATCTTCGCGGGCGGCGACTTCGTCATCTCCACCGCCGAGAACGGCCGCGTCGCGCTGGAGCACTTCATCAGGGAAGGCGCGGACATCGTCCTGGCCGACCTGATGATGCCGGAGATGGACGGGCTGGAGCTGCTGCGCCGCGTCAAGGCGCTGGACGACACCGCCGCCTTCCTCCTCCTCACCGGCGCGGGAACGATGGAGCAGGCCGTCGAAGCGCTGCGCCTGCAGGCAGACGACTACCTGCTGAAGCCGTTCAACGTGGACGAGGTGGTGCTCTCCGCCCGGCGCGCGCTGGAGCACCGGCGCCTCCTGCTGGAGAACCGCGCCTACCAGCGCGGCCTGGAGGCGCGCGTCGCCGAGCAGGCGCAGCAGCTGGAGAACCTTTTCCTGGACGGCCTCCTCACCATCGCCAACGCGGTGGAGGCGCGCGACGCGTACACGGGCGGCCACCTTGAGCGCGTCACCGTCTACGCCGTGGCCGCCGGCTCCGCGCTGGGGCTGGGCGAGGACGAGCTGCGCGATCTGGTCGTCTGCGGCTTGCTGCACGACATCGGCAAGATCGGCGTCCCGGACCACATCCTGCGCAAGCCGGGGGAGCTGACGGAGGAGGAGAAGTCGGTGATGCGGCGCCACCCGCTCATCGGCGCCGCCATCGTGGAGCGCAGCGCCTTTCTCCGCTCCGCGGCGCCGGGCGTCCTGCACCACCACGAGCGCTGGGACGGGCGCGGCTACCCGTTCGGGCTGGCGGGCTCGGAGATCTCGCTGGCGGGGCGCGTGCTGGCCGTGGTCGATGCCTTCGACGCGATGGTCACCACCCGCCCCTACCGCGGCGCGCGGGCCACGGAGGAGGCGCGAGAAGAGCTGGAGCGCTGCTCCGGCAGCCAGTTCGACCCCGACGTGGTGGCCGCATTCCGCTCCGCGCTGGACGCCGGGCTCCCCGCGCCGGCGGAGACGCGATACGTGCGCGTGCTGCTGGAAAGGGTGGGCGCAAACGTAAAGCTTGCGCGATCCGGGGCGGCGAGCCTATAG
- a CDS encoding DUF4236 domain-containing protein: MGFRFRKSIKILPGVRVNVGRSGISTTIGGRGASVNSGKRGTYLNAGVPGTGLSYRSRMDGASGSMGSSGSAGNGCLGCLGGLFVLMIMGTCMGSDPSSSPPTPQPLSIYEPSAPPAPTTDQLYIHEPLNVRSEPNKQGAALRTLPRGTAVRLGPKDENGWAPLYDYAGNADGYVYRASDAVRSYPAPERTRSAPKARSLSAGVTRRSSAESRGYYTGPRGGCYTYSASGRKRYVDRSYCR, translated from the coding sequence ATGGGGTTCCGTTTCCGGAAGAGCATCAAGATTCTACCGGGCGTGCGCGTGAACGTCGGTCGTTCCGGCATCAGCACGACCATCGGCGGCCGGGGCGCCAGCGTCAACAGCGGGAAACGCGGCACATACCTGAACGCCGGTGTTCCCGGCACCGGCCTCAGCTACCGCTCTCGGATGGACGGCGCCTCCGGTTCGATGGGCTCCAGTGGGAGTGCCGGCAACGGCTGTCTGGGGTGTCTCGGCGGCCTGTTCGTCCTGATGATCATGGGCACGTGCATGGGGAGTGATCCATCTTCTTCTCCGCCCACGCCCCAGCCACTCTCGATCTACGAACCGAGTGCGCCGCCTGCGCCAACTACGGACCAGCTCTACATCCACGAACCGCTCAACGTGCGCAGCGAGCCCAACAAGCAAGGCGCGGCGCTCCGCACTCTCCCCCGCGGCACCGCCGTGCGGCTTGGGCCCAAGGATGAGAACGGGTGGGCTCCCCTGTACGACTACGCGGGGAACGCCGATGGATACGTGTACCGCGCCAGCGATGCGGTGCGCTCATACCCGGCGCCCGAACGCACTCGAAGCGCACCGAAAGCACGGTCCCTTTCGGCCGGGGTCACACGCCGCTCATCCGCCGAGTCACGAGGATACTACACCGGCCCGCGCGGAGGATGCTACACCTACAGCGCCAGCGGGCGAAAGCGCTACGTCGACCGGTCCTACTGCCGCTAG